One genomic window of Manduca sexta isolate Smith_Timp_Sample1 chromosome 4, JHU_Msex_v1.0, whole genome shotgun sequence includes the following:
- the LOC115448789 gene encoding uncharacterized protein LOC115448789 — MRHLTLFITFCLLLWVASSSPINQKRWLINRPSVKEIFALRGRRHAYEYGTKEYRPRMYSSHRQQPLEFNLIKGEYMCRGQVCKLMPGEIPRDCNGVCQYPI; from the exons ACACTTTTCATCACCTTCTGCCTGCTCCTGTGGGTAGCCTCATCATCACCCATCAACCAGAAGAGGTGGCTCATCAACCGGCCAAGTGTAAAAGAAATCTTCGCTCTGAGAGGCAGGCGACATGCATACGAATACGGGACCAAAGAATATAGACCAAGAATGTACTCCTCGCATC gACAACAACCATTGGagttcaatttaataaaaggcGAATACATGTGCCGAGGCCAGGTCTGCAAGCTCATGCCAGGAGAAATTCCTAGGGATTGCAACGGGGTATGCCAATACCCGATATGA
- the LOC115448785 gene encoding nucleolar protein 9 → MSEETSQNNPMHKRIRKKRKNFVSNAKKYVKKGQMGRGTKMPEELYRYFVGILDVIKQGMENEDERHVLVNNVLERTKGEELNIIGNQLGCRVIELLLPYSLPEDLERFMEVLLPDLRILCSDNFSSHVIETVVRVACQRATDHLQDLSEDGPQKKKAKKENKYTDKHIQKCHEYTIKISKYALNNFEYFISDNYANHILRCVLKCLSGIMLLPGEKPKINLFKETVGQSKGIPPHTTEMVYRNIPDDFREIVVEYVNRLMTWHQFEDLPYSKLSSGFLQIMLYAIKNIDKKLTKAILKRLLDESFAPDNWETNEQDEKKDKVDIDNPEQDVQGLSLPPVFSSESAVRLLEAALFVADKKLYTQIYAKCFINRLGQLATLPTLNFTAQRLIDNCNVKEEFEPMFDELADRFGALLACGNTGVIVALAKGCLRNKAKQTLFLTCLETALKCSEPDNQKYLSVLCLRLLPLDRVDLAKLDKDYFINVHGSVILQTVLDFQRPAKAVNSLLELTPEQLMVILCDAKGCHVADALCKGQFVGVKARDKLIWRVKGYYQRLALSQYGSRAFEKIFEVASPEQKVKIMTEISEKSNLLNSTAYGRLIATKLDVETFKVSQKKWEQMWKKKQGE, encoded by the exons ATGAGTGAAGAAACTTCTCAAAACAATCCAATGCATAAGAGAATACGTAAAAAACGTAAGAATTTCGTGTCAAACGCTAAGAAATATGTGAAAAAAGGCCAAATGGGCCGCGGCACTAAGATGCCTGAAGAATTGTACAGATATTTTGTCGGCATTCTGGATGTTATTAAACAAGGAATGGAGAATGAAGATGAGAGAC ATGTGCTTGTTAACAATGTACTGGAAAGAACAAAAGGAGAAGAGCTGAATATAATAGGTAACCAGCTCGGATGCAGAGTTATAGAGCTGCTTCTCCCATACTCTCTGCCTGAGGACCTGGAGAGGTTCATGGAGGTCTTATTACCAGACCTTAGGATACTATGCTCCGATAACTTCTCCAGCCACGTCATAGAAACAGTTGTAAGAGTTGCATGCCAGAGAGCTACCGACCACCTCCAAGATTTATCTGAAGACGGTCCACAGAAGAAAAAagctaaaaaagaaaataaatacacagaCAAACACATACAAAAATGCCAcgaatacacaataaaaataagcaaatatGCGTTgaacaattttgaatatttcatttCTGATAATTATGCGAATCATATTTTACGTTGTGTGTTGAAATGTTTAAGTGGGATTATGTTACTGCCTGGAGAGAAGCCTAAAATTAACCTGTTTAAGGAGACGGTTGGTCAAAGCAAAGGCATACCACCACACACCACCGAAATGGTTTATCGGAATATTCCAGATGATTTTAGGGAAATAGTTGTTGAGTATGTAAATAGGTTGATGACGTGGCATCAGTTTGAAGACCTACCATATAGCAAACTATCATCTGGATTTTTACAG atcATGTTGTATGCAATcaaaaatatagacaaaaaattaacaaaggCGATATTGAAGCGTTTGTTGGATGAGAGTTTTGCGCCCGACAATTGGGAGACTAACGAACAAGACGAAAAGAAAGACAAGGTGGACATTGACAACCCAGAGCAGGATGTCCAGGGCTTATCCCTGCCTCCGGTGTTCTCATCGGAATCTGCTGTTAG GTTATTAGAAGCAGCTTTATTTGTGGCCGATAAGAAGTTATATACCCAGATATACGCAAAATGCTTTATCAACCGCCTCGGTCAGCTCGCGACGCTGCCTACCCTCAACTTTACCGCACAGAGGCTGATAGACAACTGCAATGTTAAGGAAGAG TTTGAGCCAATGTTTGACGAATTGGCGGACAGGTTCGGCGCGTTGTTGGCGTGCGGTAACACCGGGGTTATCGTGGCGTTGGCTAAAGGATGTCTCAGGAATAAAGCTAAGCAGACACTGTTTTTAACT TGTCTGGAGACAGCGCTGAAGTGCTCCGAGCCGGACAATCAGAAGTACCTGAGTGTGTTGTGTCTCCGCTTGCTGCCGCTGGACCGGGTGGACCTCGCCAAGCTGGACAAGGACTACTTCATTAATGTGCATGGCTCTGTCATACTGCAGACCGTGTTGGACTTTCAA CGTCCAGCAAAAGCAGTGAACAGCCTCCTAGAGTTGACCCCGGAGCAGCTGATGGTGATCCTGTGCGACGCTAAGGGTTGCCACGTGGCGGACGCGTTGTGCAAGGGACAGTTTGTGGGCGTGAAGGCGAGAGACAAACTCATATGGAGAGTTAAG GGTTATTACCAGCGCCTAGCGCTATCCCAATACGGTTCCAGAGCATTCGAGAAGATATTCGAAGTCGCCTCTCCGGAACAGAAGGTGAAGATCATGACAGAGATATCAGAAAAGAGTAATTTACTAAACAGCACTGCATATGGTCGATTGATTGCCACTAAATTGGATGTAGAGACTTTCAAAGTATCCCAGAAGAAATGGGAGCAAATGTGGAAGAAAAAGCAAGGAGAATAA